In a single window of the Pseudomonadota bacterium genome:
- the mobB gene encoding molybdopterin-guanine dinucleotide biosynthesis protein B — protein MDKKNIPVISIVGKSKVGKTTFIERLIPVLKDKGLKVATIKHHPHNFEIDIIGKDTYRHKKAGAKIVIISSPKKIALVEDVETELTLDEILSRYVSNVEILITEGYKQGNMPKIEIYHPKEGAKPLCYNDKNLIAIITDESIDAHVPTFQRDDIKGVAEFIISRFIRKKVS, from the coding sequence ATGGATAAAAAGAATATTCCTGTAATCTCTATAGTTGGCAAATCAAAGGTCGGAAAGACAACTTTTATAGAAAGATTGATACCAGTGCTCAAAGACAAGGGTCTCAAGGTAGCCACAATAAAACACCATCCTCATAATTTTGAGATCGATATAATCGGCAAAGATACCTATCGACATAAAAAGGCAGGCGCAAAGATTGTAATCATATCTTCCCCCAAAAAGATAGCGTTGGTAGAAGATGTTGAAACTGAACTAACGCTGGATGAAATTCTGTCCAGATACGTAAGCAATGTTGAAATTCTAATCACCGAAGGATACAAACAAGGGAATATGCCAAAGATTGAAATCTATCATCCCAAGGAAGGGGCTAAACCTCTATGTTACAATGATAAAAACCTTATCGCAATTATAACGGATGAATCAATAGACGCTCATGTCCCTACATTTCAAAGGGATGATATAAAAGGTGTTGCAGAGTTTATAATATCGAGATTTATTCGTAAAAAAGTCTCTTGA
- a CDS encoding C-GCAxxG-C-C family protein has product MNNPERAVSCFKETFSCSQAILSTYGPELGLEKETALKVAGAFGGGMARMGEVCGAVTGAFIVIGLKHGKIKAEDEEAKEKTYLIVREFVERFKSRNGSIKCRELLGYDISTLGGIKLIKEKNLFYTICVKYVRDAAEIIEELLH; this is encoded by the coding sequence ATGAATAATCCTGAACGTGCAGTGAGCTGCTTCAAGGAAACCTTCAGCTGTTCCCAGGCAATACTATCAACCTATGGCCCTGAATTGGGCCTTGAAAAAGAAACTGCGCTCAAGGTCGCAGGTGCCTTTGGGGGAGGGATGGCACGTATGGGCGAAGTGTGCGGGGCCGTGACCGGTGCATTCATAGTCATAGGGCTTAAGCATGGCAAGATAAAGGCCGAGGATGAAGAGGCAAAAGAAAAGACATACCTCATTGTAAGAGAATTTGTTGAAAGGTTTAAATCACGCAATGGCTCCATTAAATGCAGGGAATTGCTTGGTTATGACATAAGTACATTAGGGGGGATTAAGCTCATAAAAGAAAAAAATTTGTTTTATACCATTTGTGTCAAATACGTCAGAGATGCGGCTGAAATCATCGAGGAACTCCTGCACTGA
- the lpxC gene encoding UDP-3-O-acyl-N-acetylglucosamine deacetylase yields the protein MNKVLIIDDEKDILDSLSSILKDEGFHVFKATDGREGLSIFEREKPEIILLDVWMPEMDGLQVLRNIKNKDENAIVIVISGHGTISTAVEAVKMGAYDFLEKPLSIDKVLEVIFRGLNREDKLKEKIDDFKIGISRGFDIFKQKTIGKSIVVYGVGLHSGVKTGMILLPMPEDTGIIFEHIPDGERIPAYIDYVYSVGYASSVKGKYCIVRTIEHLLATCHMYGITNLLIKVSEEIPIFDGSAIEICNKMEEAGIVEQKEGIEPLRIQRRVQLSNLNNGKSLYIEPSDVFEVDYLLEHSKPIGIQRYHFMGDKDNFVREIAPARTFGFIKDFEQLAKMGLASGGRINNVIILSDEEVINTQLRFEDEFVRHKILDLIGDIYLLNRPVIGRIVAKQTGHIENIALVKELKRLFYE from the coding sequence ATGAATAAGGTACTTATTATAGACGATGAAAAGGATATACTCGATAGTCTTTCTTCAATTTTAAAGGATGAGGGTTTTCATGTATTTAAGGCTACTGATGGCAGGGAAGGACTTTCCATTTTCGAGAGAGAAAAACCGGAAATCATCCTCCTTGATGTATGGATGCCTGAGATGGATGGTTTGCAGGTATTGAGAAACATAAAGAATAAAGATGAAAATGCTATTGTAATTGTTATATCTGGACACGGAACGATCTCTACTGCGGTAGAAGCGGTAAAGATGGGTGCCTATGACTTTCTTGAAAAACCCCTGTCTATAGACAAGGTGCTTGAGGTAATTTTTAGAGGTTTGAATAGGGAAGATAAACTTAAAGAAAAGATAGATGATTTTAAGATAGGAATCTCAAGAGGTTTTGATATTTTTAAGCAGAAGACAATAGGAAAAAGTATTGTGGTATATGGGGTCGGTCTTCATTCAGGCGTAAAAACAGGAATGATACTTCTTCCAATGCCTGAAGACACAGGCATAATCTTTGAACATATACCTGATGGTGAGCGTATACCGGCTTATATTGATTATGTATATTCTGTTGGATATGCTTCATCTGTGAAAGGAAAATATTGTATTGTAAGAACCATTGAACATCTTCTTGCTACATGTCATATGTATGGCATCACCAACCTTCTGATAAAAGTAAGTGAAGAGATACCAATATTTGATGGTTCTGCTATTGAGATATGCAATAAGATGGAAGAAGCCGGCATAGTTGAACAGAAAGAGGGGATTGAACCCCTAAGGATTCAACGGAGGGTTCAGCTTTCAAATTTAAATAATGGTAAATCTCTATATATAGAGCCCTCTGATGTATTTGAAGTTGATTATCTTTTAGAACATTCAAAACCGATTGGTATTCAGAGATACCATTTCATGGGGGATAAAGATAATTTTGTGAGGGAGATAGCCCCCGCCAGGACGTTCGGATTTATAAAGGATTTTGAACAACTTGCAAAGATGGGCCTTGCCTCAGGTGGAAGGATAAACAATGTAATAATCTTGAGTGATGAAGAAGTAATCAATACGCAACTTAGATTCGAGGATGAGTTCGTGAGGCACAAAATACTCGATTTAATTGGAGATATATACCTTCTCAACAGACCAGTGATAGGCAGAATTGTGGCGAAACAGACAGGACATATTGAAAATATTGCGCTTGTTAAAGAACTCAAGAGACTTTTTTACGAATAA
- a CDS encoding PD-(D/E)XK nuclease family protein: MKKIYSIPLGTDFIEALKNFIIAGGKPLSETAVVFAGKRPSLYLKRKFAEKATQPFYPPSFFSMDEFIDYVAKKKYHTFTDLEYADAIWLLYQSIQSLDVFNNHPFRENGFGEFFYWGQYLLDFINQLDTENIPNSKLHSLERNAEIGYDVPEGVNTLLINISILRDEFHETLKRHKYFTRGYKYLSALDVIGEIDFNEFAHIYFAGLFGLTGTEKELLKDIWEKGKGDIILEGKVEDWQMLTHLASYFGAQIENIPCERTNHKSIKIYSGFDIHSEILKVYKILKTTDAQKTAIILPTSEPLFPLLTFAIDRIDTRYNISLGYPLARTPVFDLISNILNAQIARRKEGLYPARHYLNVILHPFVKNLMLGADIRTFLLDIEKSLTGGYPESNLANKPFIILEEIEKATRLGIVDNREVLKRIHKIFFENFEDANTLYEYSEKIEEALDFTLNHTPIRSYILSGEIFKKMFELLEKMKHTKFSKERFHPGEEENRRVLCDFILQSLKSTTLPFETKPIEPVEILGVLESRNIRFDRVVILDVNEGIIPEPKKIDPLVPLGVYDKLGIPTPEHNEEIYRYYFYRLIESAKDVHLLYIDSEDKPRSRYIEQILWEEEKSKKEIGVIKIDRSIYRINLKPQEILPEIKKTENILRLLSTRLYTPSEIDDYIRCPTVFYYSHILNFEQKREVTEDIDVMDRGKIIHRILCNTFEIFKNREITPSMYDEILSNMYDMIERHFTNRLITGEYYLFKKLTTYKLESFLKKNVKEASRPFTIKYLEERIEDKIVLDDEKIKFKGRIDRVDFYPQENEYVIVDYKTGGIKQYSQGSLKKTALNSIEDIRKNINSLQLPTYVHLFQNTFNIPLGNINAKLILLRNNEEEFLFKGNTKIEREHIQEKYIEVIKTVLRDILNSSKPFKPYTDDACAECTFNNMCHI; encoded by the coding sequence ATGAAAAAAATATACTCCATTCCACTGGGAACAGATTTTATTGAAGCATTGAAAAACTTTATCATTGCGGGTGGAAAACCCCTCTCAGAAACTGCGGTTGTCTTTGCAGGAAAGAGACCTTCCCTCTATTTAAAAAGAAAATTTGCAGAAAAGGCTACTCAACCCTTCTATCCCCCCAGTTTCTTCTCTATGGATGAATTCATCGATTACGTGGCAAAAAAGAAATATCATACCTTTACCGACTTAGAGTACGCTGACGCAATCTGGTTGCTCTATCAATCGATTCAATCTTTGGATGTCTTTAACAACCACCCGTTTCGCGAGAATGGTTTTGGAGAATTTTTTTATTGGGGTCAATATCTCCTCGATTTTATCAATCAACTCGACACTGAAAATATCCCCAACAGTAAACTACATTCCCTAGAAAGGAACGCAGAAATAGGGTATGACGTTCCTGAAGGTGTTAATACACTGCTCATAAACATAAGCATTTTAAGGGATGAGTTTCATGAGACTCTAAAAAGGCATAAATACTTCACACGGGGCTATAAATATTTAAGCGCATTAGATGTTATAGGGGAAATTGATTTTAACGAATTTGCACACATCTATTTCGCAGGACTTTTCGGCCTCACCGGTACAGAAAAAGAGCTTTTAAAAGATATTTGGGAGAAGGGTAAGGGAGATATTATTTTAGAGGGCAAAGTTGAAGACTGGCAGATGCTCACTCATCTGGCCTCATACTTTGGCGCTCAAATTGAAAACATACCCTGTGAAAGGACAAATCATAAAAGTATAAAAATTTACTCTGGTTTTGATATTCATTCGGAAATTTTAAAGGTCTATAAAATCTTAAAAACAACTGATGCACAAAAAACAGCTATTATTCTTCCAACATCGGAGCCCCTTTTCCCTCTTCTCACATTTGCAATAGATAGAATCGATACAAGATACAATATCTCCCTTGGTTATCCTCTTGCAAGAACACCTGTATTTGATCTAATCTCAAATATATTAAACGCTCAGATTGCAAGACGTAAAGAAGGCCTCTACCCGGCCAGACATTATCTCAATGTGATCCTCCATCCATTTGTGAAAAACCTGATGCTTGGCGCAGACATAAGAACATTCCTGCTGGATATTGAAAAATCACTCACTGGAGGCTATCCAGAAAGCAATCTTGCCAATAAACCTTTCATAATCTTAGAAGAGATTGAAAAGGCTACCAGGCTGGGAATAGTGGACAATCGGGAAGTATTAAAAAGGATACATAAAATATTTTTCGAAAATTTTGAGGATGCCAACACACTGTATGAATACTCAGAGAAGATTGAAGAAGCACTCGATTTCACTCTCAATCACACACCAATCCGCTCATACATCCTCTCGGGTGAAATATTTAAGAAGATGTTTGAACTTTTAGAAAAGATGAAGCATACAAAATTTAGTAAGGAGCGATTCCATCCAGGCGAAGAGGAGAACAGACGGGTATTATGTGATTTTATTTTACAGTCCCTAAAATCAACCACCTTACCTTTTGAAACAAAACCAATAGAGCCTGTTGAAATTCTTGGTGTCCTCGAATCAAGAAATATACGGTTTGACAGGGTTGTTATACTTGATGTGAATGAAGGAATAATTCCTGAGCCAAAAAAGATTGACCCACTTGTACCGCTGGGTGTATATGATAAACTCGGTATACCAACGCCCGAACACAACGAAGAAATCTACAGATACTATTTTTATCGTTTAATAGAATCTGCAAAAGATGTCCACCTGCTTTATATCGATTCAGAAGATAAACCACGAAGCAGATATATCGAACAGATTTTATGGGAAGAAGAAAAAAGTAAAAAAGAAATAGGTGTGATAAAAATAGATAGATCAATTTATAGAATCAATTTAAAACCCCAGGAAATATTGCCTGAAATTAAAAAAACAGAAAATATCCTCAGACTACTTTCAACAAGGTTATACACACCTTCAGAAATTGATGATTACATACGTTGCCCGACAGTTTTTTATTACAGCCATATTTTAAACTTTGAACAAAAAAGAGAAGTAACAGAAGATATAGATGTAATGGACAGAGGAAAGATTATCCATCGTATCCTCTGCAACACATTTGAGATATTTAAAAATAGAGAAATTACCCCTTCCATGTATGATGAAATTCTTTCAAATATGTATGATATGATAGAAAGACATTTTACAAACAGATTAATTACAGGTGAATATTATCTTTTCAAAAAACTCACTACATATAAATTAGAATCATTCTTAAAGAAAAATGTAAAAGAGGCATCAAGACCATTCACGATAAAATATCTTGAAGAAAGGATAGAAGATAAAATTGTGTTAGATGACGAGAAAATAAAATTTAAAGGCAGGATAGATAGAGTAGATTTTTACCCGCAAGAGAATGAGTATGTAATAGTAGATTATAAAACAGGTGGCATAAAACAATACTCTCAGGGCTCTCTTAAAAAAACAGCTCTCAATTCGATCGAAGATATACGCAAGAATATAAATTCGCTTCAATTACCTACCTATGTTCATCTATTTCAAAATACATTTAATATACCTTTGGGTAACATCAATGCAAAATTGATACTGCTCAGGAATAATGAAGAGGAATTTTTATTTAAAGGTAACACAAAAATAGAAAGGGAACATATACAGGAAAAATATATTGAAGTAATAAAAACAGTTTTAAGAGATATTCTAAATAGTTCAAAACCATTCAAACCTTATACTGATGATGCATGCGCCGAATGTACATTTAATAATATGTGTCATATATAA
- a CDS encoding UvrD-helicase domain-containing protein yields the protein MKNNWELPHILTVKSSAGAGKTYRLALRYLQLLAIDKFIESPVKNHISNIVAITFTNKAAAEMRLRIIDWMKRIILDIPFEHSSRKPIDEILSSEEMRGQGFNPAKAGLESLRNDIIETIKNNFEDLIRNFYDFKVGTIDSFVNLTLKASAFKLNLPPDFDISTESSLYIDFVLQECLQQILEDKTVREKFDRFLKNYIEMEGENVSWIPKIFLRDTIYNFWKEEAKENKEFAYTINIDRLELVRKQIKKDFKVLSHYLKTMSQIKVNKNFLKALTEFSISNRLEFKGSSYFKKQTIKECLNKGSALPDEEYEKLWQEIRQLLARFTEAISEFKFSSYIEIYNLFKQMLKKEITYRKRLILIEQLNKLLQQIINREHFIPEIYYALAEQYFHFLIDEFQDTNHLQWKNIEVLVEEALSRGGALFLVGDKKQAIYRWRGGKPELVDEVARTYQSYPVYRLNLGTNYRSGEHIVTFNNTIFSPPNLNNIIESMMKDIFPKSRGEIIETYQDSTQSCLESKKDEGHVYIEKLIQKDDEGKTKETFVKEEKNQITGERFKKLIREIRNSNVFQDKDIAILTRRREEAQFIVKILLEMGISVDSEFTVNVKNNPLIKEMISFLQFINTPGDDMSFAGFITGKIFLNKTEIIEDEIIQWITDNRINNTPHHLYKMFQKDYPHLWDTYFEYFFKSAGYLPLYELVVLFLKRWGILKHFSEDAPYFLHVCELIKEREGLGENNLTGFLRFWNEGSGNLYGDSPETEAPFLLKTTEGANAVKVLTIHKAKGLQFPIVILPFLKLNTFGASDSRDKAKFYVSEKDILKLLYIKKDFTDYSENLKNIYQEKEAEYLFDELNNMYVACTRAEKELYMFLTDSERQKNHLIDYLFNIDDLKKYVKDNTIEIGKRSSLFMEHRIGDEENILFFDNIGDDIKWIEKIKTKFVEPEKISKNQIFAKKKGDVIHYILSMVKELPDDHEEFLNTCITTGIAKYGFHPYEEEIKNTIIKFFHHPEFKKFFLPEKGDIVYTEKEIIDRKGETYKVDRIIIHSDHVDVIDFKTGESHAIEHGEQITNYASLLQKIHQGKSIKKYLLYIDDNRIIAP from the coding sequence ATGAAAAATAATTGGGAATTGCCCCATATCCTCACCGTAAAATCATCAGCAGGTGCTGGTAAAACCTACAGGCTTGCACTAAGATACCTTCAATTACTCGCCATCGATAAATTCATTGAAAGCCCTGTAAAGAATCATATATCCAATATCGTTGCCATCACATTCACAAATAAAGCGGCTGCAGAAATGCGCCTCCGTATCATTGACTGGATGAAACGGATTATCCTGGATATCCCATTTGAACATTCCTCCCGTAAACCAATTGATGAAATCTTAAGCAGTGAAGAAATGAGGGGTCAAGGATTCAATCCCGCCAAGGCAGGACTCGAATCCTTAAGAAATGACATTATTGAAACAATAAAAAACAATTTTGAGGATTTGATCAGGAATTTTTACGATTTTAAAGTGGGCACAATTGACAGCTTTGTAAACCTCACCCTGAAGGCATCTGCTTTTAAATTAAACCTTCCTCCTGATTTTGATATCTCCACCGAATCTTCATTATATATTGATTTCGTACTCCAGGAATGCCTGCAACAGATACTTGAAGATAAAACCGTAAGAGAAAAGTTTGACAGGTTCCTGAAAAATTATATCGAAATGGAAGGCGAGAATGTAAGCTGGATACCCAAAATATTTTTAAGGGACACCATCTATAACTTTTGGAAAGAAGAGGCAAAAGAAAATAAAGAATTTGCATATACAATTAACATAGACCGGCTTGAACTTGTTCGAAAACAGATTAAAAAAGATTTTAAGGTACTATCACACTACCTGAAAACAATGTCTCAAATAAAAGTGAACAAAAATTTTTTAAAAGCCCTCACGGAGTTTTCCATTTCAAATAGACTTGAATTTAAGGGTAGCAGCTACTTCAAAAAACAAACGATAAAAGAATGTTTAAACAAAGGAAGCGCCCTGCCTGACGAAGAATACGAAAAATTGTGGCAAGAAATAAGGCAACTACTTGCAAGGTTTACAGAAGCCATATCTGAGTTTAAGTTTTCCTCATACATAGAAATATACAATCTATTCAAACAAATGCTCAAAAAGGAGATTACCTATCGTAAAAGGCTTATACTCATAGAACAACTTAACAAATTATTACAACAGATAATCAATAGAGAACACTTTATTCCTGAAATCTATTATGCCCTCGCAGAACAATACTTCCATTTCCTTATAGATGAGTTCCAGGATACAAATCACCTTCAATGGAAAAATATTGAAGTCCTTGTGGAAGAAGCACTGAGCAGAGGTGGTGCGCTCTTTCTTGTGGGAGACAAAAAGCAGGCAATCTACCGCTGGCGTGGAGGAAAGCCAGAACTCGTCGATGAAGTTGCACGTACTTATCAATCCTATCCAGTCTACAGGCTTAATCTTGGCACAAACTACAGAAGCGGTGAACATATTGTAACATTCAACAATACAATATTCAGTCCTCCAAATTTGAACAATATCATTGAATCCATGATGAAGGACATATTCCCAAAAAGTAGAGGAGAGATTATAGAAACATATCAGGATTCAACTCAGTCATGCCTTGAATCAAAAAAGGATGAGGGGCATGTCTATATAGAAAAGCTCATTCAAAAGGATGACGAGGGGAAGACAAAGGAAACATTTGTCAAGGAAGAGAAAAATCAAATAACCGGGGAAAGGTTTAAGAAACTAATTAGGGAGATAAGAAATAGCAATGTCTTTCAGGATAAAGACATTGCTATTCTTACAAGAAGAAGGGAAGAGGCACAATTCATTGTGAAGATACTTCTTGAAATGGGCATAAGCGTCGATTCAGAATTCACCGTGAATGTGAAGAATAATCCATTAATAAAAGAGATGATAAGCTTTTTGCAGTTTATCAATACACCGGGTGATGATATGTCCTTCGCAGGATTTATCACCGGAAAAATTTTCCTTAACAAGACTGAAATCATCGAAGATGAAATCATTCAATGGATAACAGACAATAGAATAAATAATACGCCTCACCATCTTTATAAAATGTTTCAAAAGGATTATCCCCATCTCTGGGATACGTATTTTGAATATTTCTTTAAAAGCGCCGGATATCTCCCGCTTTATGAGCTTGTTGTTCTTTTCCTGAAAAGATGGGGCATATTAAAGCATTTTTCCGAAGATGCACCATACTTCCTCCATGTGTGTGAGCTTATAAAAGAGAGGGAGGGCCTCGGGGAGAATAATCTCACCGGTTTCCTTAGGTTCTGGAATGAAGGCTCAGGTAATCTTTATGGTGATAGTCCAGAGACAGAGGCACCATTTTTATTGAAAACCACAGAAGGGGCAAATGCCGTTAAAGTGCTCACGATTCATAAGGCAAAGGGGCTACAGTTTCCTATTGTCATCCTGCCATTTTTAAAACTGAATACCTTCGGCGCCTCTGACAGCAGAGATAAAGCGAAATTTTATGTATCAGAAAAAGACATATTGAAACTTCTCTACATAAAGAAAGACTTTACTGACTATTCAGAAAACCTCAAAAACATCTATCAGGAAAAAGAGGCGGAATACCTGTTTGATGAACTTAACAACATGTATGTTGCCTGTACGAGGGCAGAAAAGGAACTATACATGTTTTTAACCGATTCGGAAAGACAGAAAAATCATCTTATCGATTATCTTTTCAATATAGATGATTTAAAAAAATATGTGAAAGATAATACCATAGAAATAGGTAAGCGCTCTTCACTGTTCATGGAACATAGGATAGGAGATGAAGAAAATATTCTGTTTTTTGATAACATTGGAGACGACATTAAATGGATAGAGAAAATAAAAACAAAATTTGTAGAACCGGAAAAGATATCAAAAAACCAGATATTTGCAAAAAAGAAGGGCGATGTTATTCATTACATCCTTTCCATGGTCAAAGAGCTACCGGATGACCATGAAGAGTTTTTGAATACATGTATAACTACGGGGATTGCAAAATATGGTTTCCATCCATATGAAGAAGAAATAAAAAATACGATAATCAAATTTTTCCACCACCCTGAATTCAAAAAGTTTTTCCTCCCTGAAAAAGGTGACATTGTATATACGGAGAAAGAAATAATTGATCGCAAAGGTGAAACTTATAAGGTTGACAGGATTATCATACATAGTGACCATGTAGATGTAATTGATTTTAAGACAGGAGAATCTCATGCCATAGAGCATGGTGAACAGATAACAAATTACGCATCTCTCTTACAGAAGATTCACCAGGGTAAGTCTATTAAAAAGTACCTGTTATATATTGATGATAATAGGATAATTGCTCCATGA
- a CDS encoding NUDIX hydrolase, which translates to MIKEWKLLDSRVDRDYKVFKILINQAHSPRTERISEFYTIDTNDWVNIIPITENGEVVMIKQYRHGSREVTLEIPGGLVDDEGPENAALRELLEETGYTGENLQYLGATNPNPAIFNNLCHTYLTENVKKVAEKNLDDDEDIEVVLVPILEIPSLIEKGIITHSLVIVAFHFYFSEKLQP; encoded by the coding sequence ATGATAAAAGAATGGAAACTTTTAGATTCAAGGGTAGATAGGGATTACAAGGTATTCAAAATACTAATAAATCAGGCACACTCTCCAAGGACAGAGAGAATAAGTGAGTTTTACACAATAGACACTAACGATTGGGTGAATATTATCCCTATTACTGAAAACGGAGAAGTCGTGATGATCAAACAATACAGGCATGGCTCAAGAGAAGTAACCCTTGAGATACCTGGAGGTCTTGTGGATGATGAAGGGCCGGAGAATGCTGCATTGAGGGAACTTTTAGAAGAGACGGGTTATACGGGAGAAAACTTACAGTACTTAGGGGCTACGAATCCCAACCCCGCAATATTTAATAACCTCTGCCATACATATCTCACTGAAAACGTAAAAAAGGTTGCCGAGAAAAACCTTGATGACGATGAAGACATAGAGGTAGTGCTTGTACCCATATTAGAAATTCCTTCACTCATAGAAAAGGGAATTATTACCCACTCATTAGTAATAGTCGCTTTCCATTTCTACTTCTCAGAAAAATTACAGCCTTAA
- a CDS encoding D-glycerate dehydrogenase gives MKPKVYITRRIPPPGLELIGKFCDVVLHPYDVPPGEEEIIQNIRDKDGLLCLLTDRINKNIIEAASQLKVISTFSAGFEHIDVNEATKRGIYIGYTPGVLTDATADLVFALILSVSRRIIEANRFVRKLNWKISWSPTLLLGESVWGSIIGIIGLGRIGKAVAKRAKGFNMKVLYTDIARISPEEENGLGVEYRPLEDLLRESDFVSIHTPLTKETYHMIDEKGLRLMKSGAILINTSRGPTVDETALVKALKEKWIGGAGLDVFEREPIGEDNPLLELDNVILLPHIGSATRKTRAKMAEVAASNLLSVLKGESPPYWLNPEVERIRPLSKVRML, from the coding sequence ATGAAACCTAAAGTGTACATTACCAGAAGGATCCCTCCGCCAGGTTTGGAGCTTATAGGGAAGTTTTGTGACGTTGTGCTCCACCCTTATGATGTGCCTCCTGGGGAGGAAGAAATCATACAGAACATCAGGGATAAGGATGGACTTCTCTGTCTCCTCACCGACAGAATCAATAAAAACATTATCGAGGCCGCATCTCAACTTAAAGTAATCAGTACCTTTAGTGCAGGTTTTGAGCATATAGATGTGAATGAAGCCACAAAGAGAGGTATATATATCGGCTATACCCCTGGTGTCCTCACCGATGCAACAGCCGATCTTGTGTTTGCCCTCATCTTAAGTGTATCGAGGAGGATTATAGAGGCAAACAGGTTTGTACGAAAACTCAACTGGAAAATTTCATGGTCCCCTACATTGCTTCTTGGAGAGAGTGTCTGGGGAAGCATAATAGGCATTATAGGCCTCGGGAGGATAGGGAAGGCAGTGGCAAAAAGGGCGAAGGGGTTTAATATGAAGGTTCTCTACACTGATATTGCCCGGATTTCTCCTGAAGAAGAAAACGGGCTTGGTGTTGAATACAGACCTCTTGAAGACCTGCTCAGGGAATCGGACTTTGTGAGCATCCACACCCCTCTCACAAAAGAAACATACCATATGATAGACGAAAAAGGTCTCAGATTGATGAAATCAGGCGCCATCCTGATTAATACCTCGAGGGGGCCTACGGTTGATGAGACGGCTCTGGTAAAAGCCCTGAAAGAAAAGTGGATAGGAGGGGCAGGTCTCGATGTGTTCGAAAGGGAACCCATAGGCGAGGATAATCCCCTTCTTGAGCTTGATAACGTCATACTCCTTCCACATATAGGGAGTGCAACGAGAAAGACACGGGCAAAGATGGCTGAAGTTGCCGCCAGCAACCTTCTATCAGTATTAAAAGGCGAGTCCCCTCCCTACTGGCTCAATCCAGAAGTAGAGAGAATCAGGCCTCTGTCAAAGGTAAGGATGCTCTAA
- a CDS encoding MBL fold metallo-hydrolase, producing the protein MKRFLSIFVIILILGFAVSAMADVKGAKLLVKDIHWLGHDTFKITGEKVIYTDPFKIKDSGEEDRADIILITHEHHDHCSPEDIKKIQGPDTVIVTTPSCAEKLSGNVKIAKRGDVMDIGGIRIEAVPAYNIDKKFHPKDKDGVGYIFTVRGERIYLAGDTDYIPEMKTFKNVGIALLPVSGIYVMTAEEAVKAALDIKPDIAIPMHYGKIIGTRMNAEKFAEGLRKKIEVVILKEE; encoded by the coding sequence ATGAAAAGGTTTCTATCCATATTCGTGATAATCCTTATCCTTGGCTTTGCAGTAAGTGCGATGGCTGATGTGAAAGGTGCAAAATTACTGGTCAAAGATATCCACTGGCTCGGCCATGATACATTTAAAATTACAGGTGAGAAGGTTATCTATACAGACCCATTCAAAATAAAAGATAGCGGCGAAGAGGACAGAGCGGACATAATCCTGATAACCCATGAACACCATGACCACTGCTCACCAGAGGACATAAAGAAGATTCAGGGACCAGATACCGTGATAGTTACCACACCTTCCTGTGCAGAGAAGTTATCAGGAAATGTGAAGATAGCAAAACGGGGGGATGTGATGGATATAGGCGGCATTCGTATTGAAGCAGTACCGGCATACAACATTGACAAGAAGTTTCACCCAAAGGATAAAGACGGCGTGGGGTACATCTTCACGGTAAGAGGAGAGAGGATATACCTTGCCGGGGATACAGACTACATCCCGGAGATGAAGACTTTTAAAAATGTGGGCATTGCCCTTCTACCAGTATCAGGAATTTACGTGATGACAGCAGAAGAGGCGGTCAAGGCAGCCCTCGATATTAAACCCGATATTGCAATACCGATGCATTACGGCAAAATAATCGGGACAAGAATGAATGCAGAGAAGTTTGCAGAAGGGTTGAGGAAAAAGATAGAGGTTGTGATCTTAAAAGAGGAATGA